The genomic interval ACCCGCCCGGCACCTTGCTCGAGCGGATCCGTACGGAGCGTCTGAACGGCCTGCAGATCAGCAGCGGGCAGGGATTCGAGCATCTGCGCCAGCTGGCGGCGGCTGACTGGCCGGCACTGCTTCGGATACCCTTGTTCGTGCCGAGCCCGCGGGTCGCCGAACTGGCCCGCGCGGCGGGATCCCAGACTGTCGTGGACTGCCATGGCGCCAGTGCCACGGCCTTGCTGGCCGCGCTCCAGGGCCGCCCAGCGCCGACCTTTTGACCCGAAGGATGTATACGTGAGCGAAGCAGCCCCCCCGAACACTCCCACGAACAACAATGAACAACCGCTCGCCGCGCCCGCCCCGACCACCAAGAGTGGTGGCGGAGTCTCCGGTGCCGTGGCCGTCCTGGCCCTGCTGATCGGCGCCGGCGGCGCGGGTCTCGGTGGCTGGGGCCTCTGGCAGCTGCGCGAGATGCAGGCTGGCGAGCTGGCGCAGAACAGCCGCTTCGAGGCGGCCCTGAGCAGCCAGATGGATGCCCTGAAGCAGAGCGAGCGGAGCATCACCAGCCGCCTGTCGCAGTTTCCGGCGCGTTCCGAGCTGGAGGAGCACAAGCGCACCATGGCCATGCTCGAGAGCGGCCAGGAGAAGCTCGTTCAGCGGCTCGACAAGCTGACCGGCGCCAGCCGCGAGGACTGGCGACTGGCCGAGGCCGAATACCTGCTGCGCCTGGCCAACCTGCGCCTGACGGCCATGCAGGACATCAACAGCGCTCTGCGTCTGCTCGAGGCGGCCGACGGCATTCTGCGCGAGCAGGACGATCCGGCCTCCTTCCCGGTGCGCCAGGTACTGGCGCGCAGCCTCGAAGCCCTGCGCAGCCTGACCCCGCCGGACCGCATCGGCCTCTTCCTGAGCCTCGGCGCACTGCGCGAGCAGGCCGCCCAGCTCAAGCCCCTGGCGCCGATCTACGAGCAGGAGCAGGCGCCGGTCGTCGCCGACCGCTGGCAGCAGTGGTGGGAAAAGATCTCCCGCTTCGTGCGCGTCGATCTGCACGCCGATCAGGACATTCGCCCGCTGTTGAGTGGCCAAAATTTGGCACAGGTCCACCTGACCCTGGCCCTGGCTTTGGAACAGGCCCAGTGGGCGGTGCTGAATGCCTCCCCCGATGTCTATCGGCAGGCGCTGCAGCAGGCTCAGGAAGTGCTGGCCGGCCAGTTCAATACGGACCACCAGCAGAGTGCCACCCTCAGCAAGCGTCTGACCGAACTCTCCAGGCAGCCGGTGGCGCTGCAGATGCCCGACCTGTCGCCGACCGTGAGCGCCCTGCAGAACTATCTGCAACGGCGTCAGGCGCAGCGTGACGAGGCCGAGGCCGCCGCTGCCGCTACGAAGAAGAAGGAGGGCGCCCGTCAATGAGCCGCCTCTATCTGCTCCTGCTGGTGGTCATCGCCGGCGCCGCCCTGCTTGGCATGGCCATCGCCGAGCATCCGGGCTATGTGCTGTTCGCCTATAAGGGTTACCGGTTCGAGTCCAGCTTCTGGTTCTTCCTCGGCCTGCTGCTGGTGCTGGTCATCGCCTTCTTCGTCCTGCGCTGGGTCGTCGGCCTGATCGCCGCCTCGGCCGGCGTGGTGCTGCCCTGGTCGCAGCGCAACCGCAACCGGCGTGCCCGCCAGGCCGCCCTGCACGGCCAGCGCGATCTGGCCGAGGGCAACTGGCAGCAGGCGCTGCGCGAGCTGACCCGGGCCGCGGCCAGCGATCAGCAACCGCTGGTGCATTACCTGGGCGCTGCCCGGGCTGCCAACGAGCTGGGCGAGTACGCCCAGAGCGACGACCTGCTGCGCCAGGCCCGCGAGCGCGAGCCGAAGGCGGAGGTCGCCATCGGCCTGACCCAGGCCCGTCTGCTGATCGAGCGCGGCGAATATCGGCAGGCGCTGGCCGTCCTGCAGCAACTGAACGAGGACCACCCCCAGCATGCCTATACCCTGAGCCTGCTGCAGAAGCTCTACGTCCAACTGCAGGACTGGCCGGCGCTGTGCCAGCTGC from Azotobacter salinestris carries:
- a CDS encoding uroporphyrinogen-III C-methyltransferase, yielding MSEAAPPNTPTNNNEQPLAAPAPTTKSGGGVSGAVAVLALLIGAGGAGLGGWGLWQLREMQAGELAQNSRFEAALSSQMDALKQSERSITSRLSQFPARSELEEHKRTMAMLESGQEKLVQRLDKLTGASREDWRLAEAEYLLRLANLRLTAMQDINSALRLLEAADGILREQDDPASFPVRQVLARSLEALRSLTPPDRIGLFLSLGALREQAAQLKPLAPIYEQEQAPVVADRWQQWWEKISRFVRVDLHADQDIRPLLSGQNLAQVHLTLALALEQAQWAVLNASPDVYRQALQQAQEVLAGQFNTDHQQSATLSKRLTELSRQPVALQMPDLSPTVSALQNYLQRRQAQRDEAEAAAAATKKKEGARQ
- a CDS encoding heme biosynthesis HemY N-terminal domain-containing protein, translating into MSRLYLLLLVVIAGAALLGMAIAEHPGYVLFAYKGYRFESSFWFFLGLLLVLVIAFFVLRWVVGLIAASAGVVLPWSQRNRNRRARQAALHGQRDLAEGNWQQALRELTRAAASDQQPLVHYLGAARAANELGEYAQSDDLLRQAREREPKAEVAIGLTQARLLIERGEYRQALAVLQQLNEDHPQHAYTLSLLQKLYVQLQDWPALCQLLPTLRKRRVLPADKLDELEHLAWTAALEKIGKGELKEGETTRGLVTGCWSQMPSSLQHDPDLLYAYATRLRELDAEDEAEAVLRAALKQHYEDRLAYLYGQVRSSDPARQLSLAQGLLEKHPNDPLLLLTLGRLSLVNEQFDKAREYLEASLALSRSAETCAELARLLAQLGETEHSNRLFQEGLKLDRLPALSEPATP